GACATTATTAGTGCAAGTCCGATTCTCATTATTGGCTTGATTATTATTTCAACAATTCTACTACTTGTATTTACAGGCTTTGCGTCACAAATTTTAATGCGTATGACGACGAAAGATAAAGTAGCAACACCGCCGCGTACGAAAGCGAAAGTGAAAGGAGCGCATTCACATGGTTAATCATCTCGCTATAGACACACCGTATTTCGGTATTTTATTATCAGTGATTCCATTTCTAATCGCAACTGTACTTTTTAAGAAAACAAATGGCTTTTTCTTATTCGCACCACTCTTTGTTGCGATGGTTTTCGGAGTAGCGTTCTTACACTTTACAGGTATTCCATATGAAAAGTACAAAATTGGTGGGGACATCATTAATTTCTTCCTTGGACCAGCGACGATTTCATTTGCGATTCCTTTATACAAAAAGCGTGATGTCTTGGTGAAACATTGGCATCGTATTATCGGCGGTATTGGAATTGGTACTGTATTGGCACTTGTTGGTATTTTCTTTGTCGCAAAAGCACTTCAATTCGGTAGTGACATTATCGCATCAATGCTTCCGCAAGCAGCAACAACAGCGATTGCACTACCTGTATCAGAAGGCATTGGCGGTATTAAAGAGTTGACATCATTAGCGGTTATTTTAAATGCGGTCATTATTTATGCGTTAGGTAATAAATTATTGAAATGGTTCCACATTGATGATCCGATTGCGAGAGGCTTATCTTTAGGAACGAGCGGACATACGTTAGGTGTAGCGGCAGCAAAAGAATTAGGACCAGTAGAGGAGTCAATGGCGAGCATCGCGATTGTACTGGTTGGGGTTGTCGTTGTAGCAGTTGTTCCGATTTTGACACTGATCTTCTTCTAGACACAATATCAATAGCATAAAAATGTTGTACAGCACGTGTAAGTTGGAATGCGCGTCTGTACAACTTTTTTGTATACAGAATTGTCAAATATATCACAATAGTTTTTGCGTGAACGTTTTCATTTTAAAACTTATAATAGAAGAAACTAGGATAGAAGGTGAGCAAATGAAAAAGTTAATCCAGGATAAAACGCACTTTTTGCAAGACATGCTAGACGGGTTGAAAATGACTAATCCGAACATTGATGTGATTGCAGATACGGTCGTTGTACGTCAGCATAAAAAAACGTCTGGTGTCGCATTAGTTTCTGGTGGCGGTAGTGGTCACGAACCTGCACATGCGGGCTATGTCGGCGAAGGTATGTTGGATGCTGCGGTATGTGGTGAAGTGTTTACCTCACCGACACCGGACAAAGTGTTAGAAGCCATTAAAGCGGTAGACAATGGAGACGGTGTGTTACTCATTGTTAAAAATTACGCTGGTGACGTCATGAACTTTGAAATGGCTAAAGATATGGCAGCGATGGAAGACATTCAAGTAGAAATGGTCGTCGTAGGTGATGACATTGCGATTGATGATGTTGAAAAACGTCGCGGTGTTGCAGGGACGGTCTTTGTTCATAAATATGCCGGTTATTTATCAGAGCGTGGCAAGAAATTAACAGAGCTGAAAACTGAAGTCGAAGCATTGATTGAGCAAATTCGTACAATTGGGATGGCTTTAACACCGCCTGCTGTACCAACGACAGGTAAGTATGGTTTCGATATTGAAGATCATGAAATGGAAATCGGTATTGGTATTCACGGTGAACGTGGGTTAGAACGTGTGCCAGTTGAACCGGTTGAACAAATTGTGCAACGTTTGATTGAACAATTGAAAGCTGAAGTGACAAGCGATGAATTGATTGTTATGGTCAATGGTATGGGCGGTACACCATTATCAGAATTAGATATTGTGACGAAATATGTCGCATTACAGTTAGAACAAGAAGGAAAAACTGTAAAAGGATGGTTTGTAGGTGATTATATGACATCACTCGATATGCAAGGCTTCTCATTAACTTTTGTTCCTTATGACGAACACGTATTATCAGCATTTCGCGCACCTACAACAAGTCGATTTTTTTAACATAATCCAGGAGGTTTCCAAGATGGACGTAGCAACTTTAAAAGAACGATTACTTGCATTAAAAGAAACATTTGAAACAGAAGAAGAGGCTTTGACAGAGTTAGACCGTGCGATTGGTGACGGGGACCACGGTGTGAATATGCGACGTGGTTTTGAAGCACTTCCTGACCAATTAGACGACAGCTCGATGCAAGCTTTATTCAAAACGACAGGGATGACGCTCATGTCGAAAGTGGGTGGCGCGTCTGGACCATTATACGGTTTTAGTTTTGTTAAAATGGCGCAAGTCTCAAAAGATGAGATTGATCATGACAACTTAGTCGAATTGTTAAAAGCATTTGAAGAAGCTGTGGCCCAACGCGGAAAAGTGACTTTGAATGAAAAAACAATGTATGACGTCATTGCACGTGCGAGAGAAGCAGTAGAACAAGGTGAGACTGTCGATTTAGCAACGTTACAATCTTATGCCGATGCGACACGTGATATCGAAGCGACGAAAGGCCGGGCATCATATTTTAAAAAAGATTCAATCGGGTATATTGATCCTGGTGCACAAAGTAGTGTTTACATTTTAAATGCACTGATAGGAGCTGATGAAGCGTGACACAAATCGTTTTAGTAAGTCACAGTGATAAAATTTCAGAAGGTACGCAAGAACTCCTTGCACAAATGGCACAAGATGTAACTGTCATCGCAATTGGTGGCATTGAAGGCGAAATCGGTACATCTTTTGATGACATTTCTGCAGTATTAAATGATATAGACGATGATGCGATTTGTTTTTTTGATATCGGCTCATCGGAAATGAATTTGGATATGGCAATTGAAATGTATACGGGGACACATCGTATTGAAAAAGTGGATGCCCCAATTGTAGAAGGCAGTTTCATTGCGGCAGTTGCCTTGTCGACAGGTCAAACGATAGATGAAGCCATCGCATCTGTCGACGAAGCATTTTAATAACATCTATAGAAATAGGACAGCATGAGCGCGTATCGCACGACAATGTTGTCCTATTTTTTAACGTTATTTAATTTTTTTCACAACTTCAGATTTTAAACCAATTTGCCCAAAACCAGGAATCTTACAGTCGATATCGTGGCCGTCTTCAGGGTCAACGAGTTTAATATTTTTTACTTTTGTACCTTGTTTAATCATTTGAGAACTGCCTTTGATTTTTAAATCACGAATGACTGACACCGTGTCACCATCTTGAAGTGGATTACCATTTGCATCACGGATGACGGCTTGTTCAGCAGCTGCCTCGAGTGCATCGTTTGTCCATTCATACGCACACATCGGGCAAATGTAAAGTCCGCCATCTTCGTAAGTATATTCAGAATCACACTGCGGACAGTTTGGGATTGCGGTTGTCATGTTAGAATCAACTACTTTCATTAAAAATATAAATCTAATCTAACACATTCTGAGTGAAAAGTATGTAACAAATTTAACGACGTGTTACGATAATTGTATGATACGCAATGAAGTGTCATACGGTCACTAACTTAAAGAAAGAGGGATGGAAGATGACAAAGTTTGATGTAGAAAACCCTTCAACAGGAGCAGTCATTAAAACTTATGCATTTACAGAAGAAGCTGAAATTCACCATAAAATTGAACGTGCGTACGAAGCGTATTTATCATGGCGTGAAGTCGATGCGCATGAGCGTTCACGTTTATTATGGCAATGGTCAACTTTAATTAAAGAGAACCGTGAAGCATTAGCAGAACTGATTACACTTGAAGGGGGCAAGCCTTATCAAGAAGCATTAGGTGAAGTGGATTACGCAGTCGGCTACGTGGATTGGTATGCCGAAGAAGTGAAGCGCATTTACGGTAGAACGATTCCAGCTAACACGCCAGATAAGAAAATTTTAGTGGATAAATTTCCAGTTGGTGTGGTAGGGGCAATTACACCGTGGAACTTCCCCGCTGCAATGATTACGCGTAAAATGGCACCCGCGCTCGCAGCAGGTTGTACGATTGTATGTAAACCAGCGACACAAACGCCAATGACGACGATTCGTTTAGTCGAATTAGCACATGAAGCGGGCATTCCTGAAGATGCGATTTCATACATTTTAGCGAGTGGTAAAACAGCAGGGAAAATTTTCACTGAACATGAACTGATTAACAAGGTGACTTTCACAGGCTCTACACCAGTCGGTAAAAAGTTGATCGAACAATCAGCGGCATCCGTTAAAAATGTCACAATGGAACTCGGCGGTCTGGCACCACTCATCGTGCATAAAGATGCCGACATTGAACATGCAGTCGAACAAACGATTAAAACAAAATTTAGAAATGCAGGCCAAACTTGTATTTGTGCCAACCGTATTTATGTACACGAAGATATTGCAGAAGAATACGAAAAACAACTGATTGAACAAGTCCACGCCTTAAAAGTAGGGGACGGTATGGAAAAAGATGTGAAAGTCGGACCGCTCATCAATCAAAAAGGGGTCGACAAAGTGATCGATCACATTCAAGATGCGGTGGAACATGGCGGTCGATTATCACGTGAATTAGACGATATTCAAGAACTCGGAGGCAACTTCTTGAAGCCAGTCGTCATTACCAATGTGAACCACGATATGAAATGTATGCATGAAGAAACATTTGGCCCAGTCGCACCAGTGATGCGTTATTCAGATATTGATGAAGCGATTCATTTAGCGAATGATACAGAATTTGGCTTGGCTTCTTACTTTTTCACGAACGATTATCGCACAGGACTTTATATTTACAATAACTTACATTACGGCGTCGTGGGTTGGAATGACGGCGCACCATCCGCACCACATGCGCCATTTGGTGGTGTGAAAGAAAGTGGTTACGGACGCGAAGGTGGTATTGAAGGTATCGAACCTTATCTTGAAACGAAATATCTTTCAATCGGTACAAAAACAAAATAACGATTGATTGAATCAACTAAAGGCTGGGAGCATATCATCATCTCCCGGTCTTTTTATTGAGTGAAGGTAGCGGGCTAAATATATTAAGCCATCATCTATATGGTATGTTTCTTTCCTCTTTTTCAAGGAACATGATAGGCACTTCTTTAACCGCAAGAAAGTAAAAAACAAGGGTACGTGGGAGCACCTTGGAAAAATTAAGTTAATCAACGTATTTTTTCATATCATTCACGAATATAAGGCACTGTAATAGATTATGTTTAGATTTATTGAAGTTTTTTAAATTAGATTTAACAAAAATTTCATGAGTCATATCATTATATTTAATGCCATATGCTGAAAGATGTTCTTCAAAGATTTTTTTGCGCTTTTTCGATTTGTTTATGAAAACCCCATTGTTTTCTAATCCGAATATAGTATAGCCATCGTCTGTTAAAGTGATGATGTCCCGAGATTGATCGTATATAGCATATATAATCAAATTGTCTAAAGTGTGATCTTTAAAAGGAGAGTCTATTCTTACTACATTGTTTGACAAATTAGAAAACGCTAATTCTTGGTTGTACCAATCAAAACATTCTTTTTTTAATTTGTGAGCATCAAATGTAGCCATATTAACCCTCCTTTATTCAAATTCTTGTAAATTATTATAATCTAAAAACAATATATAAGCACTATAGACGTTATAAATATCTTGAAAATCTTTCACGCTCATTTTATAAGCCAATTTGCCTTTTATTATCGAACACCCCTTTAAATCATTTATTTATGTTATGCTTTTATTAACTAAAATCATATAAAAAAGGAGCAACTCAATGATTATTTCACTTGTCGTTTTTGGTTTTATTTTTTTATTTTTACTCGTGATTCATGTATTCAAATTAGATCCTTTAATTGCCAATATCGACTTTGAACAAATTGATGAACGCTATCATGATACTGTTCGGAGACAATGGTTCATTTGGGCGGGAATGTTGGTGATTGTTCTCGCCATTTGGACAACAATCTTCACTTTTTATTATCGTAACGACCTTCTTTTTATTGGAGGTATAATATGCTTTATCATTTTAACTTGGGTTAGGTTGCACTATCTCACAAAAAAGTATAAAAAGGGTTAATGACATAATTTCGGTTGATAATGATAATCTTTATCAATTATAATGAAAGAAGTTATCAATTGAACAGTGGGTCTGTATTGTATTGACAATCAAGGTACCTCATTTGGAGATAGATACAATAAGGGTGCAGTCGCGATCAGTGCGAATGCGTAAAAGGAGATGAAGTCCAATGTTTATGGCAGAAAACAAATTGACATTACAAAAAGGGACAGCTGAGGCTACGATGGAACGATTCCACCGTCGTCAAGGTATTGAGACGATTGATGGATTTATCGAAATGTACGTGACGCAGACGAATGGTTTAAAAGAATACGATGAAGTGAAAATTTTAACAGTTTGGCAATCTGAAGCTGCATTTCGTGAATGGTTAGGGTCAGATGTGTTTAAAGCGTCACATAAAAATGTCAGACAGCATCATGAAGAGAAGGAAAGCCCGATTTTGAACAATAAAGTGTCTACATATCAAATTGGTTATCATTATGAAAAAGCACATGCATAGATAGATGAAAACAGGTCTCGGCTGTATCGCGGGGCCTGTTTTTGTGTTTTGATTTTTTGTATGATTGTCATTTCCTTAGCCTAGAAAGACTACAAATCGCTCAAAATAGATTATAATGTTATCGAAAGATGCGAGGTGTAGAAATGAAAACTTACATAGAACAAGATGGACGCACAGTTCAGAAACACTATTTGACTTTAAATGGTCATCGCCAAGGTGTCATTATTGAATCAAGAGGTACAGATAAACCGATATTACTCGTTGTTCACGGTGGGCCAGGTTTTCCACTTTATTCCTTTTTTAGAGCTCATCATATTGACTTGACGGATCGTTACACCGTTGTATTTTGGGATCAGCGTGGGACGGGGATGTCTTACACGCGTGAAACAGTTGAAATGGCAGACTTGATTTCAGATTTGTATCAGCTGATTCAATTTTTGCGTCATCATTTTCAACAAAACCAAGTGTATTTGATGTGCCACTCATTTGGAACTATTATTGGCACACACGCCGCGCATCGTTATCCTGAATATATTGCCGCCTATATTGGTATGGGACAGCTCGGGGACGTTTTTCGTAATGAACAGTGTATTTTGCACCATTTACGCTTTTTAGCACATGAAGAACGCAATCAACGCGCGATTAAACAATTAAACGCGATTCATTTAACACGTGATTTTAACCAAGATTGCCAATATGAAAAGGCGAGACAACGCTATACTGCACGTTATCATGTCGGATTTTCAAGTCGTGGCTATTCCGTTTGGCGCATGTTTCGTGTGATGATGCAGACGCCGTATTACCGTTTAATGGAAAGAATTAATATTGTCAGAGGCAGTTTATCTACATTTGAACATTTAACGAGCGAAATGGCACATACGAATTTAAATGATATTGCCCAGGAAATAAAGGTGCCATTTTATATTTTACAAGGGGTACACGATATGCAGACGACATACGAAGACAGTAAAGCCTTTTTCGAGCATGTCGGGTCTGTAGAGAAACGTTTTTACGCGTTTCAAGATACGGCACATGCCCCGTTTGTCGATGAGCCTGAAAAAATGATCGAAATAATGCATGAAATTGTTGACCGTCACGTGACGTCATAGGCTATACATGAAGTATGGAGGTGAAATCGATGTCACATTATTCGACAGGTGAACTTGCGAATATGTTTGGACTTTCAAAAAGAACCATTCAGTATTATGATCATCAGCACATCTTAAAACCTGCTTTCACGGACGATAACCAATATCGGATGTATACGGAGCGTGAGGTGGAACAGTTGCATTTGATTTTAGTGATGAAGTCATTAGGTCTCAGTCTTAAAGAAATCAAGCAGATGTTGTCAGCGGATGGCACACTTCAAACGGTGCGTACATTATTAACGCGTAAAGTGGAAGAAACTGAGGCAGAAATTCGCCAACAACAACTGCAACTGAAACAAATGAAGCAAATGCAACAGATGATACTGGATTCATCACGTGCACCTGTTAAAAACCTTTCTGACATTGAAGATGCGATGAAACAAAAACCACAACATCAACGTCTTATGAAACATATGTTATGGATGGGAGCGACAGCCACTTTATTTGAAGTGATTGGGATTGGACTAAGTTGGAAATCTCGTCAAGTATGGCCAGCTGTTTTAGGATTTGGAAGTGCGATCACAGTAGCACAAAAAATGACACATACGTACTATCAGCAAGTCAGTTACATGTGTCCGAATTGCCAGCAGCAGTTTAAACCGCCATATCGAACATGGTTATTTGCACCTCATACGTCTCAAACAAGACTGTTGACTTGCCCGAACTGTGGCTTCAAAGGATATTGTACAGAAATTTACGATGCATCAATCCAATCATAAAACGATAGTAAAGTGCGTGACATGCGAGTTCAATTGCTGTTACGTGCTTTTTTGGTTTAAATTTCAAATGAAGAGACTGAAGATTTGTAAGCGCTTCAAGAATACATTGAATTGCATGGGTGAAGCGGATAAGATGGAGGTGTATGAATTTTATGAAGAGAGGAAGCATTCGTATGAAAATACTCGCAGTTACATCTTGTCCAAACGGTATTGCGCATACATATATGGCACAAGAAAAGTTAGAGCAAGCCGCAACGTCACTCGGCATTGAGATTAAAGTAGAAACGCAAGGGGGTGTCGGTGCAGAAAATGTGTTAACAGCTGAAGAAATCGCAGCTGCAGACGGTATTATTATTGCTGCGGATAGACAAGTGGATTTATCACGGTTCAATGGTAAGCCGCTCGTGAAAGAAAGTGTCAGAGCAGGCATTCATCAACCGGAAGCCTTAATCCAACGTGTAGTGCAAGGGGAAGCACCGGTGTATCATGCGACAGGACAAGCTGAAACAACTGGGACACCTTCACATCAAAGCGAAAATAAGCAAAAGGGCATGTAAATGGTCTATCAACATTTAATGAATGGGGTTTCCTTTATGGTGCCCTTTATCGTTGTCGGAGGGCTACTGATTGCGTTGGCATTGTCATTAGGTGGTGAAAAAACAGCGACACAAGGTTTAGTGATTCCCGATGATTCATTTTGGAAACCGTTCGAAAAAATTGGTGCATTAGCGTTTAGCTTTATGGTGCCGATATTGGCCGGTTACATTGCGGTGAGTATTGCCGATAAGCCAGGTCTCGTGCCAGGGATGATCGGTGGTGCGATTGCAGCGGACGGTAGTTTTTACGGTAGTACGGCGGGGGCTGGCTTTTTAGGCGGTATCGTTGCCGGTTTCTTAGCAGGTTATATTGCGAAATGGATTAAAAATATTAAAGTGCCGAAAGCGATGGCACCAATTATGCCGATCATTATTATTCCAATTATCGCGTCGGTTCTCGTCGGCATGATCTTTATTTTCATTTTAGGTGCGCCCATTGCAGCAGTTTTTGAAACTTTGACAACTTGGCTGAAAGGAATGCAAGGCGCAAATATTGTCATTTTAGCCTTAATTATCGGTGCGATGATTGCGTTTGATATGGGCGGTCCAGTGAACAAAGTTGCCTTTTTGTTTGGTTCGGCTTTAATCGCGGAAGGCAACTATAGCGTCATGGGAATGGTCGCAGTAGCAGTCTGTACACCACCGATTGGACTTGGCCTTGCGACATTTATTCAAAAACGTAAATTCAACCGCAATGAAATTGAAATGGGGAAGGCTTCATTTACGATGGGACTTTTCGGGATTACAGAAGGTGCGATTCCATTTGCGGCACAGGATCCATTACGTATTATTCCAGCTAATATGATCGGTACGATGGTGGCTTCGGTTATTGCTGCGCTTGGTCATGTCGGTGATAGAGTCGCGCACGGTGGACCGATTGTTGCAGTATTAGGTGGTATCGAGGGGGTGCTCATGTTTATCGTCGCTGTATTAGCCGGTAGTTTTGTCACGACAGCACTCGTATTAACATTTAAAAAGCATCCGACAGCCACGCAAGCGGTAACTGGCGCACCAACATCTACAGTGAAGGTGACTAAAGATACAGACGTAGAAGACATGTTGAATCCACAAGTGATGATTCAAACAGCAGCACCAATGGATAGGGACAAAGCCATTGATACGATGATTGATCGCTTAGTGCACGCAAACTATGTGACAGATGCTGCGGTGTTAAAAGAAGCCGTACTAGCACGTGAAGCAGAATCAACGACGGCCCTTGGTATGCACATCGCCATGCCCCATGCGAAAACCAACGCGGTACGTCAACCGATTATTGGCGTACTTAAACATGATCAAGGGGTACAATGGGAAAGTTTAGACGGGACATTGCCACAACTCGTCATTTTAATCGCTGTACCGGAACAAAGTCATGATACGCATTTAAAAGTGTTGCAACAACTGTCGAAAAACTTAATGCATGATGACAAACGACAACAATTGTTAGATACAACGAATGAAACGGAATTATACGAGACATTACAACGTATCATTAATGCATAACTGAAACTTGAAAGAGACTGGGTGTTAGTGCTCAGTCTCTTCCTTTTTTACTTATTTTCAATTTGCAATATATCTTATCTTTATTTAAAAAGTATTCAATACGCGCTATAATAGAGTCATGTTATAGAAAGGAATGATGGCATGACAGAACGAAAATCCCCTTCATCTCAAAACATGCGTCATCGTTTAGTCAAAGCTGGTACGGTCCTTTTATTGGTCGGTAGTGGACTGCAAATGCCTTCAACATTGTCACACGATATGACAGCGATAGCTCAGACAGATACGACTGATGATTTGAAAACATTACGTGAAAATGCAGATAAAAAAGTGAAGGCGTTACAATATTTAAATACGGATTATAAAAATGACTTTCTCTCGTTAATTCGTGAATATGATACGTCATCAAAAAATATTGAAGCGATTGTTGACGAAGCAGAAACAGCTAATCGTCTAGCGCATGATGCTCAATCGGATGATGAAATACAACCTAAATTAGATGCCATTGATGAAAAAATTAGCGCGTTAAAGGCAAAGGTTGATGAAGGTCAACGAGAATCAACTGAAGCGCGTGAAAATGTAACGTCAACAGAGACAAAGACTGCTGAAACCGAAAAAAGAGCGACATCAACAGAAGACGAGAACAAAGTAAAGCAATCTTCTTTAGCACAAACAATCGTAGCACCCCATCATGATCAACAAGATGCAAGTGCCCTGAAAGACCATATTAAGAACGATGTCGATGCACTTAAACAAGAACATGCAGCGCGAGACAACCAACTGACACCACTCCAAGGCATTGACAGTGCAATCACACGCATTGACCATTTCGTTTCAGAAAACGTGGAAAACAAGTCTGACAATTATTTTGAAGAAAAACGTCAACATCTACAAAACTTTGAACAAGACATTAAAAAACGTACGGACATTTCTGGGACTGAAAAGGCGACTTTGCTTGAGGATGCGAAAACGGTAGCGAATCAACTGAACGCGCAAAATGATACGATTTTAACGGAACTTCAACAAAGTGATGACAAACGTGCAGCAGTTGAAGCGATATTAGGTGAGATTTTTAATGCACAAGAAGCGGCTCAACGTGCGAAACAGATTGATGTTAAAGGTAAAACAGACCAACAATTGGCAAACCAAATTCATCAACAAGCGGACACACTTATCAAAACGTCGAGTGATGATTTATTGTTAGGCATGTTGGAAAATAATTCAAATACACAAGGTTTAGTGGAAAGCATTTTACGAACACGCTTTGACGAACAAGAAGCGCACAAAATTGCTGGCGAAATCATGCAAGGCAAACCGTCAAATACAACGATACTCGACCGTTTGAAAGACCATTTTAAAGCGAATGGTAAGGCAAGTGGAGATGATATTTTAAACGCGTTGATTAATAATACAGACGCAGATACTGAAGTGATTGAATCGATTCTAGGTGGGCGTCTTAACGCAGAAAATGCAAAATTGATTGCCGACCGTGTACAGCAAGAGAAAAAGAAGACACATCAAAACTTAAAGGCGATTGAAGACGAACTCAGTGCGCAAGCGAATCGATTGTTGACTTTACGGAAGCAATTGCAACAAATCCGTTACAATACGAAAACAGATATGAATGACTTGTTTGCACCGTTGCGTCGTATTGCGAATATTCTCGGTAGTGGTTTGAATCGTGACGACATGCAATCTTCAGGTCGTACGAATGACAAATTGCAGCAACTATTAAATCGTGATCATTCATTGTTAGATCGAGATGGTGGCTTATTCAAACATGATTTTGCGCCAAAGCCGAATATCGATCCATATCAAGCGATTAATAGTCAAACGGCATCACACGGCTTTTTAGATGGTTTGTTTGATCAAAATGGTGATTTCAATTTACCGAATACAGGTGAAATAGTGAAGCGGACTTGGCTGCCATTGGGTGTTTTAGTCGTTGCAATCGGCGTACTGATCTTAACGTTGAGATTTCATAAAAAAACACGCAAACAATAAGTCATATATAAAGAAGATTGGACATTAAAATTTTTGATGCTATTGATGCAATATTTTTGTTGAACTTGCCCTCTCTCCACTAATTCTGCTTTTGATTGCCATCGTGGCTTCGCTTTCCTAGGGGCTGGCCCTTCAACTAAATTCGGCTTGATTGAAGTGTACACTAAATGG
Above is a genomic segment from Staphylococcus delphini containing:
- the lrgB gene encoding antiholin-like protein LrgB: MVNHLAIDTPYFGILLSVIPFLIATVLFKKTNGFFLFAPLFVAMVFGVAFLHFTGIPYEKYKIGGDIINFFLGPATISFAIPLYKKRDVLVKHWHRIIGGIGIGTVLALVGIFFVAKALQFGSDIIASMLPQAATTAIALPVSEGIGGIKELTSLAVILNAVIIYALGNKLLKWFHIDDPIARGLSLGTSGHTLGVAAAKELGPVEESMASIAIVLVGVVVVAVVPILTLIFF
- the dhaK gene encoding dihydroxyacetone kinase subunit DhaK: MKKLIQDKTHFLQDMLDGLKMTNPNIDVIADTVVVRQHKKTSGVALVSGGGSGHEPAHAGYVGEGMLDAAVCGEVFTSPTPDKVLEAIKAVDNGDGVLLIVKNYAGDVMNFEMAKDMAAMEDIQVEMVVVGDDIAIDDVEKRRGVAGTVFVHKYAGYLSERGKKLTELKTEVEALIEQIRTIGMALTPPAVPTTGKYGFDIEDHEMEIGIGIHGERGLERVPVEPVEQIVQRLIEQLKAEVTSDELIVMVNGMGGTPLSELDIVTKYVALQLEQEGKTVKGWFVGDYMTSLDMQGFSLTFVPYDEHVLSAFRAPTTSRFF
- the dhaL gene encoding dihydroxyacetone kinase subunit DhaL — its product is MDVATLKERLLALKETFETEEEALTELDRAIGDGDHGVNMRRGFEALPDQLDDSSMQALFKTTGMTLMSKVGGASGPLYGFSFVKMAQVSKDEIDHDNLVELLKAFEEAVAQRGKVTLNEKTMYDVIARAREAVEQGETVDLATLQSYADATRDIEATKGRASYFKKDSIGYIDPGAQSSVYILNALIGADEA
- the dhaM gene encoding dihydroxyacetone kinase phosphoryl donor subunit DhaM; translation: MTQIVLVSHSDKISEGTQELLAQMAQDVTVIAIGGIEGEIGTSFDDISAVLNDIDDDAICFFDIGSSEMNLDMAIEMYTGTHRIEKVDAPIVEGSFIAAVALSTGQTIDEAIASVDEAF
- a CDS encoding zinc ribbon domain-containing protein YjdM, with the translated sequence MTTAIPNCPQCDSEYTYEDGGLYICPMCAYEWTNDALEAAAEQAVIRDANGNPLQDGDTVSVIRDLKIKGSSQMIKQGTKVKNIKLVDPEDGHDIDCKIPGFGQIGLKSEVVKKIK
- a CDS encoding NAD-dependent succinate-semialdehyde dehydrogenase, which translates into the protein MTKFDVENPSTGAVIKTYAFTEEAEIHHKIERAYEAYLSWREVDAHERSRLLWQWSTLIKENREALAELITLEGGKPYQEALGEVDYAVGYVDWYAEEVKRIYGRTIPANTPDKKILVDKFPVGVVGAITPWNFPAAMITRKMAPALAAGCTIVCKPATQTPMTTIRLVELAHEAGIPEDAISYILASGKTAGKIFTEHELINKVTFTGSTPVGKKLIEQSAASVKNVTMELGGLAPLIVHKDADIEHAVEQTIKTKFRNAGQTCICANRIYVHEDIAEEYEKQLIEQVHALKVGDGMEKDVKVGPLINQKGVDKVIDHIQDAVEHGGRLSRELDDIQELGGNFLKPVVITNVNHDMKCMHEETFGPVAPVMRYSDIDEAIHLANDTEFGLASYFFTNDYRTGLYIYNNLHYGVVGWNDGAPSAPHAPFGGVKESGYGREGGIEGIEPYLETKYLSIGTKTK
- a CDS encoding antibiotic biosynthesis monooxygenase, giving the protein MFMAENKLTLQKGTAEATMERFHRRQGIETIDGFIEMYVTQTNGLKEYDEVKILTVWQSEAAFREWLGSDVFKASHKNVRQHHEEKESPILNNKVSTYQIGYHYEKAHA
- a CDS encoding alpha/beta fold hydrolase, yielding MKTYIEQDGRTVQKHYLTLNGHRQGVIIESRGTDKPILLVVHGGPGFPLYSFFRAHHIDLTDRYTVVFWDQRGTGMSYTRETVEMADLISDLYQLIQFLRHHFQQNQVYLMCHSFGTIIGTHAAHRYPEYIAAYIGMGQLGDVFRNEQCILHHLRFLAHEERNQRAIKQLNAIHLTRDFNQDCQYEKARQRYTARYHVGFSSRGYSVWRMFRVMMQTPYYRLMERINIVRGSLSTFEHLTSEMAHTNLNDIAQEIKVPFYILQGVHDMQTTYEDSKAFFEHVGSVEKRFYAFQDTAHAPFVDEPEKMIEIMHEIVDRHVTS
- a CDS encoding MerR family transcriptional regulator — protein: MSHYSTGELANMFGLSKRTIQYYDHQHILKPAFTDDNQYRMYTEREVEQLHLILVMKSLGLSLKEIKQMLSADGTLQTVRTLLTRKVEETEAEIRQQQLQLKQMKQMQQMILDSSRAPVKNLSDIEDAMKQKPQHQRLMKHMLWMGATATLFEVIGIGLSWKSRQVWPAVLGFGSAITVAQKMTHTYYQQVSYMCPNCQQQFKPPYRTWLFAPHTSQTRLLTCPNCGFKGYCTEIYDASIQS
- the spsA gene encoding LPXTG-anchored surface protein SpsA, with the protein product MTERKSPSSQNMRHRLVKAGTVLLLVGSGLQMPSTLSHDMTAIAQTDTTDDLKTLRENADKKVKALQYLNTDYKNDFLSLIREYDTSSKNIEAIVDEAETANRLAHDAQSDDEIQPKLDAIDEKISALKAKVDEGQRESTEARENVTSTETKTAETEKRATSTEDENKVKQSSLAQTIVAPHHDQQDASALKDHIKNDVDALKQEHAARDNQLTPLQGIDSAITRIDHFVSENVENKSDNYFEEKRQHLQNFEQDIKKRTDISGTEKATLLEDAKTVANQLNAQNDTILTELQQSDDKRAAVEAILGEIFNAQEAAQRAKQIDVKGKTDQQLANQIHQQADTLIKTSSDDLLLGMLENNSNTQGLVESILRTRFDEQEAHKIAGEIMQGKPSNTTILDRLKDHFKANGKASGDDILNALINNTDADTEVIESILGGRLNAENAKLIADRVQQEKKKTHQNLKAIEDELSAQANRLLTLRKQLQQIRYNTKTDMNDLFAPLRRIANILGSGLNRDDMQSSGRTNDKLQQLLNRDHSLLDRDGGLFKHDFAPKPNIDPYQAINSQTASHGFLDGLFDQNGDFNLPNTGEIVKRTWLPLGVLVVAIGVLILTLRFHKKTRKQ